In Oceaniferula marina, the following proteins share a genomic window:
- a CDS encoding arylsulfatase, translating into MQQVKTMKIDLISHICNHLMLGLTIGFALLMDSTMASVLPKTDQPNIIIIMTDDMGFSDLGCYGSEIKTPHLDTLAHKGIRFTRFYNTGRCCPTRASLLTGLYQHQAGVGNMTNDAGPSKPGYRGRLMERCVTIAEVLGQGGYRTIQTGKWHVGDKKKEWLPSGRGFDRNYSCPQGGGFYFRPSAFKKERHVVRGNEVLYNKQKDPPEGWYATDAWTDEGLKYVREAVEEKKPFLWYLAHNAPHYPLKAKPEDIAKYRGKYKIGWDAIRQQRYEKLIKLGIIDPKWKLSTREKGIPAWDSLSEKQKDEQDLRMATYAAMIDCVDQNVGKIVATLKQLEVYENTLILFLHDNGGCAEGGTMGRNTGKGICGTAESFALYGACWANVSDTPFRKYKKFIHEGGISSPLIAHWPKGINAKLNGKLTSEPTHLIDLMATCVDLSGSSYPESFKGNEIIPMEGVSLNPIFQGKQFKRNAPLFFEHVGNRGIRYGKWKLVAVKGKPWELYDMQADRTERNNMAKELPEKVKELTNLYKAWAERSFVTKNMNFIKYDEFKSPIINPLSTHYQLIINSLSTHYQLIINP; encoded by the coding sequence ATGCAACAAGTAAAGACAATGAAAATAGACCTGATTAGCCATATTTGTAATCATCTTATGCTCGGCCTGACTATAGGCTTCGCATTGCTTATGGACAGCACCATGGCATCTGTGTTGCCCAAAACGGATCAACCGAATATTATCATTATTATGACGGACGATATGGGGTTCTCTGATCTCGGTTGCTACGGCAGTGAAATCAAAACACCCCACCTTGATACTCTCGCCCATAAAGGTATTCGCTTTACCCGGTTCTATAACACGGGACGCTGTTGCCCAACCCGTGCCAGCCTCTTGACCGGTCTATACCAGCACCAAGCAGGTGTTGGCAATATGACGAATGACGCGGGTCCAAGCAAACCGGGTTATCGTGGTAGGTTGATGGAACGTTGCGTCACGATTGCTGAAGTTCTTGGACAAGGCGGATACAGGACTATTCAAACAGGCAAGTGGCATGTGGGCGACAAGAAAAAGGAGTGGCTGCCGTCGGGCCGAGGTTTTGACCGTAACTACAGTTGCCCTCAGGGTGGTGGGTTCTACTTCCGCCCATCGGCATTTAAAAAAGAGCGTCATGTAGTCCGTGGGAATGAAGTCCTCTACAACAAACAGAAGGATCCTCCCGAAGGTTGGTATGCCACCGATGCGTGGACGGACGAAGGCCTCAAGTATGTCCGCGAAGCGGTTGAAGAGAAGAAGCCATTTCTATGGTATCTCGCCCATAATGCCCCGCATTACCCACTGAAAGCAAAGCCGGAAGATATCGCCAAGTACCGTGGTAAATACAAAATAGGGTGGGATGCGATACGCCAGCAACGCTACGAAAAACTCATCAAACTTGGCATCATTGACCCGAAGTGGAAGCTCTCTACCCGCGAGAAAGGCATTCCCGCATGGGACAGTCTTTCAGAGAAGCAGAAGGATGAGCAGGATCTAAGAATGGCAACCTATGCCGCCATGATTGACTGCGTTGATCAAAATGTTGGAAAGATCGTGGCAACCTTGAAGCAGCTAGAGGTTTACGAGAACACACTGATTCTATTCCTTCATGATAATGGCGGATGCGCCGAAGGTGGAACCATGGGTAGAAATACAGGTAAAGGCATTTGTGGCACAGCGGAATCGTTTGCTCTTTACGGAGCATGCTGGGCGAATGTGTCTGATACGCCGTTCCGGAAGTATAAAAAATTTATTCACGAAGGTGGCATTTCCTCACCGTTGATTGCCCACTGGCCCAAAGGTATCAATGCCAAATTAAACGGAAAACTTACCTCTGAACCCACCCACCTTATTGACTTAATGGCTACCTGCGTGGATCTATCTGGCAGCTCCTACCCAGAATCCTTTAAGGGAAACGAGATCATTCCTATGGAGGGAGTCAGCCTTAACCCCATCTTTCAAGGGAAGCAATTTAAACGCAACGCACCTCTCTTTTTTGAACATGTTGGCAATCGAGGAATCCGTTACGGCAAGTGGAAACTTGTAGCCGTCAAAGGAAAACCATGGGAACTCTACGATATGCAGGCCGACCGAACAGAACGCAACAACATGGCAAAAGAACTTCCAGAGAAAGTAAAGGAGCTGACGAACCTTTATAAAGCGTGGGCCGAACGGAGTTTCGTTACAAAAAACATGAACTTTATCAAGTATGATGAGTTTAAGAGCCCCATTATCAACCCCTTATCAACTCATTATCAACTCATTATCAACTCATTATCAACTCATTATCAACTCATTATCAACCCATGA
- a CDS encoding sulfatase family protein, translating to MKALPATLPKKEISSSMFYLAVCFILNKSQLTMIKKVAQMGLVGLLTSSALAGEKPNIIFIFADDMGVGDVSHTTGRAPTPHLDRLAKEGMQFTDAHTTSSVCTPSRYGLLTGRYNWRTRLQKWVFSKPECQPLIKEGESTVASLLKSQGYDTAIVGKWHLGIGWHIIDGSKPKKGQTGPGWNIDYIKPAVTPTSNGFDYFYGIAASLDMPPYVYIHNNKAIQVPSVSKGVPSIKGGIARVGAAASDFEANECLKVFAQKSVEYINEQKNSERPFFLYLPLTSPHTPIVPSKEWLGKSPIGKYGDFLMETDWVVGEVLKALDDNQLAANTLIIFSTDNGCSPAANIKALQKKGHFPSGELRGHKADIYEGGHRVPTIARWPKVIKPGTKTDRLTTLADFYATCAEITGVKMAPKAGVDSVSFLPSLKNPKLVDRSAIVMHSATGSFAIRQGDWKLCFCGGSAGWSKPAQAPPGAPKWQLYNLKDDLAETKNLYDEHPERVKELHSLMLEYITNGRSTPGPKQANDVKGVSLGKEKRKKSKTKK from the coding sequence ATGAAAGCCCTTCCCGCCACCTTACCAAAAAAGGAAATTTCTAGCAGTATGTTTTATTTAGCTGTATGTTTTATTTTAAACAAGAGCCAACTCACTATGATAAAAAAAGTAGCTCAAATGGGCTTGGTGGGGCTTTTGACAAGCTCTGCTTTAGCGGGAGAGAAGCCAAATATTATCTTCATTTTTGCAGATGATATGGGGGTGGGCGATGTGTCGCACACCACGGGGAGGGCCCCAACGCCGCATCTCGACCGACTAGCCAAGGAAGGCATGCAATTCACGGACGCGCATACAACCTCCTCTGTCTGCACACCATCACGCTATGGGCTGCTCACTGGCAGATACAACTGGCGCACGCGATTGCAAAAATGGGTGTTCAGCAAGCCAGAGTGTCAGCCTTTGATCAAGGAAGGTGAGTCTACAGTGGCTTCGCTGTTGAAATCACAAGGGTATGATACTGCTATCGTAGGAAAGTGGCATTTGGGGATAGGTTGGCACATTATTGATGGCTCCAAGCCTAAGAAAGGCCAAACAGGGCCTGGATGGAACATCGACTACATAAAACCTGCTGTGACACCAACTTCGAATGGGTTTGATTATTTCTACGGGATTGCTGCTTCGTTAGATATGCCCCCGTATGTATATATTCATAACAACAAAGCCATACAGGTTCCGTCTGTTTCAAAGGGTGTTCCATCTATCAAGGGCGGGATTGCTCGGGTTGGTGCTGCGGCATCTGATTTCGAAGCCAACGAGTGCCTCAAAGTGTTTGCTCAGAAATCGGTTGAATATATCAATGAGCAGAAGAATTCCGAGAGGCCGTTCTTCCTCTATCTGCCACTGACCTCACCACACACACCGATTGTGCCGAGTAAGGAGTGGTTAGGGAAATCACCAATCGGTAAGTATGGCGACTTCTTGATGGAAACCGATTGGGTTGTTGGGGAGGTGTTGAAAGCCCTTGATGACAACCAGCTTGCGGCGAATACGTTGATCATTTTTTCCACTGATAACGGCTGCTCTCCCGCTGCTAATATCAAGGCTCTCCAAAAGAAGGGACATTTTCCGAGTGGTGAACTACGAGGCCACAAGGCGGATATTTATGAAGGGGGGCATCGAGTTCCTACAATTGCTCGATGGCCGAAGGTGATCAAGCCAGGTACTAAGACTGATCGTCTCACCACCCTTGCGGATTTCTATGCGACCTGTGCTGAGATTACTGGGGTCAAGATGGCTCCTAAGGCAGGGGTGGATAGCGTCTCGTTTCTACCGTCTTTGAAGAACCCAAAGCTAGTCGATCGTAGCGCGATAGTGATGCACTCCGCTACTGGTTCCTTTGCGATCCGTCAGGGTGACTGGAAATTATGCTTCTGCGGTGGCTCTGCTGGTTGGAGTAAACCGGCGCAAGCTCCTCCTGGAGCACCAAAGTGGCAGCTGTATAATCTAAAGGATGACTTGGCGGAGACCAAGAACCTCTACGATGAACATCCTGAAAGAGTGAAAGAGCTCCACAGTCTGATGCTGGAATACATCACGAATGGGCGTAGCACTCCTGGGCCCAAGCAGGCGAATGACGTCAAGGGGGTCAGTCTCGGAAAAGAAAAGCGAAAGAAGTCAAAAACAAAGAAGTAA
- a CDS encoding sulfatase: MTNNKVIATLCAVTTIASGCGVQAAEPPIENKPNVLFVLIDDFGWKDVGYNGSTFYETPELDKLSKDFMRFDRCYTPSPMCSPTRVSIMTGKNPARHGVTQWLPGKATWPNHPVAHQRVICKVPKSPAIKNSEVTLGEALQKVGYETAFYGKWHMGPLKKTGGPKAHGFDSQMAVIEANRCAMFYPFRGHPEYFPAAKEGDNFTDLLTNNAIEFVSKKRDKPFFLYLAHFAMHAPIASKPELEKKFAEKARKLSPMSEDELKVKDSHAHQPYNRRQQFPDYAGELATLDENIGKLIQSLKDTGQYDNTIIFITGDNGGRTAFFHSSPTAVQPLRAGKTFTFEGGLRTPLLIHWPGATKPGMHTQTSVTSTDFYPTILGMLGLPLQPEQHKDGVSLLPLFKDRKLSRNAMYWHFPHYQGEGSYPSSAIRQDDFKLIVNYHLKDVQLFNVVDDIGETNDLAGSMPEKVKVMRNKLMDYLKETGAHIPTDNPRYNPKAKPIPAKKAKDAKEKKK; encoded by the coding sequence ATGACGAATAACAAGGTAATCGCGACACTTTGTGCAGTTACGACAATCGCAAGCGGTTGCGGAGTCCAAGCTGCGGAGCCACCTATAGAGAACAAGCCAAACGTACTGTTTGTCCTGATCGACGACTTTGGTTGGAAAGACGTTGGCTACAACGGTTCTACGTTTTACGAAACTCCGGAACTCGACAAGCTGTCCAAGGACTTTATGCGGTTTGACCGGTGTTACACCCCCAGCCCCATGTGCTCTCCCACCCGAGTCAGTATAATGACCGGCAAGAACCCGGCCCGCCACGGCGTTACCCAATGGTTGCCTGGGAAAGCGACATGGCCGAATCACCCGGTTGCGCATCAACGCGTTATCTGCAAAGTGCCAAAGAGCCCAGCCATCAAAAATTCGGAAGTAACACTTGGAGAGGCACTGCAGAAGGTCGGATATGAAACGGCATTCTATGGCAAATGGCACATGGGACCATTGAAGAAGACAGGGGGGCCGAAGGCTCACGGATTCGACAGTCAGATGGCTGTCATCGAAGCCAACAGGTGCGCCATGTTCTATCCATTCAGAGGACATCCGGAGTATTTTCCAGCGGCCAAAGAAGGCGACAATTTCACTGACCTTCTCACGAATAATGCCATTGAGTTTGTCAGTAAGAAGCGGGATAAGCCGTTCTTCCTTTACCTAGCCCACTTTGCCATGCATGCCCCCATTGCGTCAAAGCCGGAACTGGAAAAGAAATTTGCAGAGAAAGCCAGGAAACTTTCACCCATGTCGGAAGACGAATTAAAGGTTAAGGATTCTCATGCACATCAGCCCTATAACCGGCGTCAACAGTTCCCCGACTACGCTGGCGAGCTTGCCACACTGGATGAGAATATTGGCAAACTGATCCAGTCACTGAAGGATACAGGCCAATATGACAACACCATCATCTTCATCACCGGCGACAATGGTGGGCGCACCGCGTTCTTCCATAGTTCGCCGACTGCCGTCCAACCCTTGCGCGCCGGCAAGACTTTCACCTTCGAAGGCGGTCTCAGAACTCCACTTCTGATCCATTGGCCGGGAGCCACCAAACCCGGCATGCACACTCAAACGTCAGTCACCAGCACCGACTTTTACCCAACCATCCTCGGCATGCTCGGCTTGCCACTTCAGCCGGAACAACACAAGGATGGCGTCAGCTTGCTCCCGTTGTTCAAGGACCGTAAGTTGTCTCGAAATGCTATGTATTGGCATTTCCCTCACTACCAAGGCGAAGGCAGCTATCCGAGCAGTGCTATCCGTCAGGACGACTTCAAACTGATCGTCAACTATCATCTCAAAGACGTACAACTATTTAACGTTGTCGACGATATTGGTGAGACCAATGACCTTGCCGGTAGCATGCCGGAAAAGGTTAAGGTCATGAGAAATAAACTGATGGATTATCTCAAGGAAACGGGTGCGCACATTCCGACCGACAACCCAAGATACAATCCCAAAGCAAAGCCCATCCCGGCAAAGAAGGCTAAGGACGCCAAGGAAAAGAAGAAGTAG
- a CDS encoding alpha-L-fucosidase — protein sequence MHTKHFILILVLLTSISIPCFSQEKDLTWEELREHYECPSWFAEARFGIWAHWGAQTQPEMGGGWYARHMYQQDVGGQQWGKNAYEYHCKTYGHPSEIGFKDVINEWKAEKLDTDALLKYFKSIGAKYFMIMANHHDRFDNFNSTHHKWNSVNIGPKRDIVGEFEKSSRKYGLPFAVSSHDDRSLSWWLPAFGADKSGPYKGVPYDGHMTKEDGIGKWWEGFDPSELYGLPPEKRTPEWIKQMKENWVLRHKELVTKYDIDMLWFDGGGFPYGNYGKEVCTTYYNHRLNEDGKLDAVVVGKFKNEPSTIGDVEQGGSNKILPSPWQGTITFNSWFYKKDRPSRYNARVVIEMLADMNSKNGNMLLNVELLPDGTIPKDHKVILDEVGAWVNLNSEAIYASKPWRIYGDNLDSYKRDPERKNISEVDVRGLKKRKDNTHFNSRTINSPAFGNDEVRFTTKGDALYVFVLNPKEGEIELTSLGSTSTNNAKKISSIKMLGSDSVIEFKQYPKKLVLKVPGKRPSKYASVFKVE from the coding sequence ATGCATACAAAACATTTCATTTTGATTTTAGTCTTACTAACATCTATAAGTATCCCATGTTTCTCCCAGGAGAAAGATCTTACATGGGAAGAATTACGCGAGCATTATGAATGTCCAAGCTGGTTTGCTGAAGCCCGGTTTGGTATTTGGGCACATTGGGGAGCGCAAACACAGCCTGAAATGGGTGGCGGTTGGTATGCTCGGCATATGTATCAGCAGGACGTTGGAGGACAGCAATGGGGAAAGAATGCCTACGAGTACCATTGTAAAACGTATGGACACCCTTCAGAAATAGGATTCAAAGATGTAATCAATGAATGGAAAGCAGAAAAGTTAGATACCGACGCTCTACTAAAGTATTTCAAGAGCATAGGAGCTAAGTACTTTATGATTATGGCGAATCACCACGACCGTTTTGATAATTTCAATTCAACACATCATAAATGGAATTCTGTAAATATAGGACCAAAGCGTGATATCGTTGGAGAATTTGAAAAATCTTCAAGAAAATATGGGCTCCCTTTCGCTGTAAGCTCGCATGATGATCGATCTCTTAGCTGGTGGTTACCTGCATTTGGTGCAGATAAAAGCGGACCCTACAAAGGGGTTCCTTATGATGGACACATGACCAAAGAAGATGGTATTGGGAAATGGTGGGAAGGATTTGACCCATCTGAGCTTTATGGCTTACCTCCAGAAAAGAGAACGCCCGAATGGATTAAACAGATGAAGGAAAATTGGGTTTTACGTCATAAAGAACTGGTGACAAAATATGATATAGACATGCTTTGGTTTGATGGCGGGGGGTTCCCGTATGGAAATTATGGAAAAGAAGTATGCACAACTTATTATAATCATAGGCTGAATGAAGATGGTAAATTAGATGCTGTGGTGGTTGGTAAATTTAAGAATGAACCATCAACAATCGGTGATGTTGAACAAGGCGGATCCAACAAAATACTTCCTTCTCCTTGGCAAGGTACAATCACATTTAACAGTTGGTTTTATAAGAAAGACAGACCAAGCAGATATAACGCTCGCGTAGTAATTGAAATGTTGGCTGACATGAATAGTAAGAATGGAAACATGTTGTTGAATGTAGAGTTATTGCCAGATGGTACCATACCAAAAGACCACAAGGTAATTCTCGACGAGGTCGGAGCATGGGTTAATCTAAACAGTGAAGCTATTTACGCAAGTAAACCATGGAGGATTTATGGTGACAATCTTGATTCTTATAAAAGGGATCCTGAAAGAAAGAATATTAGTGAAGTTGATGTGAGAGGTCTTAAAAAGAGAAAAGATAACACTCATTTTAACTCAAGAACCATAAATAGCCCGGCTTTTGGAAACGATGAGGTGCGCTTTACAACAAAGGGCGATGCATTGTACGTTTTTGTGCTTAATCCGAAAGAAGGAGAAATTGAACTAACGTCGCTGGGCTCAACGTCAACCAACAACGCTAAAAAAATTAGTTCCATCAAAATGTTGGGAAGCGATTCTGTAATTGAGTTTAAACAATATCCCAAAAAGTTGGTGCTTAAAGTCCCGGGCAAGCGGCCGAGTAAGTATGCAAGCGTTTTTAAAGTTGAGTAG
- the tnpA gene encoding IS66 family insertion sequence element accessory protein TnpA, with translation MLTSKSKQHEQTERTKPEEIILLLRECDASELSQESFCQQKQISVAIRHRWRKKYGMMDVADAKRLKALEKENATFFN, from the coding sequence TTGCTAACATCCAAATCCAAACAACATGAACAAACAGAAAGGACAAAACCCGAGGAAATCATCCTTCTATTACGCGAATGCGATGCCAGTGAACTGAGCCAGGAGAGCTTCTGTCAGCAGAAGCAAATATCCGTGGCTATCCGGCACCGATGGCGCAAGAAGTATGGAATGATGGACGTGGCAGACGCGAAGAGGCTCAAGGCGCTTGAAAAGGAAAACGCCACCTTTTTCAACTAA
- a CDS encoding glycosyl hydrolase 115 family protein yields the protein MKSLASFLVFYAILTLSPQAKEESFQIVHKSKSVPIIFDRNDAEVVAISSNAMAEDIKLITGIRPEISSKPKPDASAAIIIGTLGKSAMIGDLIDRGKISKGLLDGKWETFLIQIVKNPFHGLDHALVIAGSDPRGTAFGVFELSKRLGVSPWVYWADVKPAKRRDLTVTLNQVVMGPPSVKYRGIFLNDEDWGLQPWAAKNIDTDIKDIGPKTYARIFELMLRLKANYVWPAMHKCTKAFFYYDENPKVAAQYGIVLGATHCEPMLRNNVDEWQKNFFKEYGSKPGPWRYDTNEKEIKRYWNDRVKEVADRKVDAVFTVGMRGIHDGKMPGPKSTTGKIKLMDKVIKDQRNMIAEHFKRDFSEIPQIFCPYKEVLQLYQQGAEVPEDVTIVWADDNHGYIRQLSTPEEQKRSGRSGVYYHLSYWGPPEDYLWLSSVSPTLISYEMNKAYAYGADRLWVFNVGDIKPAELETEFAMDLAWDIEAWPPEEAADYVEQWAARTLGQSFAGEVAEIKAEYYRLAASGKPEHINLVSFSEQEAGRRLEAYQAIERKAIDLKKRIPAHLQNAYFQLIYYPVICAAKMNEKHLYARMGDHGRSQDAHSEIKKLTQAYNKELAGGKWDGMMSMNPRNRPVFGMPKIQNRETPQEASNTSIKTINVSELQFDSSKLQVIRGLGVDGESLSRIRFDGLSYEDAGNAPTASIRLNLPAGLRRIKLVCVPTHAIHEGRSLRCSVKIDGRQHKVLDVNSGSKSKKWTKNVIRGYSSAEVVFDLKKGGSVDLQLALLDPGLAISSIVVY from the coding sequence ATGAAATCACTAGCAAGTTTTTTGGTGTTCTATGCCATCTTGACCCTTTCACCTCAGGCTAAGGAAGAATCTTTTCAGATCGTCCATAAAAGCAAGAGTGTTCCCATCATTTTCGACCGTAATGATGCTGAGGTTGTCGCGATTTCGAGCAACGCGATGGCGGAGGATATAAAACTGATTACCGGTATCCGGCCTGAAATTTCATCAAAACCAAAGCCGGATGCCTCAGCGGCTATCATCATCGGCACACTGGGCAAGTCCGCAATGATTGGGGATCTTATCGACAGGGGGAAAATCTCAAAAGGATTACTGGATGGAAAATGGGAAACATTCCTGATTCAGATCGTCAAAAACCCATTTCATGGCCTGGATCATGCGTTGGTTATCGCGGGTAGTGATCCGCGGGGTACGGCATTTGGTGTCTTTGAGCTTTCCAAGCGTTTGGGCGTATCACCATGGGTATACTGGGCTGACGTCAAACCTGCCAAGCGTAGAGATTTGACAGTTACACTCAATCAAGTCGTTATGGGGCCGCCTTCGGTTAAATATCGCGGCATCTTTCTGAATGACGAGGACTGGGGGTTGCAGCCGTGGGCTGCAAAGAATATTGATACAGACATCAAGGATATAGGCCCGAAGACCTATGCCAGAATATTCGAGTTGATGTTGAGATTGAAGGCCAACTATGTCTGGCCCGCGATGCATAAGTGCACCAAGGCATTCTTCTATTATGACGAGAACCCCAAGGTCGCGGCTCAATACGGCATCGTCCTGGGGGCGACCCACTGCGAACCAATGCTCCGTAACAATGTGGATGAGTGGCAGAAGAACTTTTTCAAAGAGTACGGAAGCAAACCGGGTCCATGGCGTTACGACACAAATGAGAAAGAAATCAAGAGATACTGGAACGACCGTGTCAAGGAGGTCGCAGACCGAAAAGTGGATGCGGTATTCACTGTTGGAATGAGGGGGATCCATGACGGTAAAATGCCGGGACCGAAATCGACTACAGGAAAAATCAAGTTAATGGACAAGGTTATTAAGGATCAGCGAAACATGATTGCTGAACACTTTAAGCGAGACTTTTCCGAAATCCCCCAGATATTCTGCCCTTATAAAGAGGTGCTCCAACTCTATCAGCAGGGAGCGGAGGTTCCGGAGGATGTGACCATCGTCTGGGCGGATGACAATCATGGCTACATCCGCCAGCTTTCGACGCCGGAGGAGCAAAAGCGCTCAGGGCGCAGCGGAGTCTACTATCATCTGTCCTACTGGGGGCCCCCGGAGGACTACCTGTGGCTCAGCTCCGTCTCGCCGACATTGATCTCCTACGAAATGAATAAAGCGTATGCTTACGGTGCAGACCGTCTCTGGGTCTTCAACGTTGGGGATATCAAACCCGCTGAACTGGAAACTGAATTCGCAATGGATCTGGCGTGGGATATAGAGGCATGGCCGCCCGAAGAGGCGGCGGATTATGTTGAGCAGTGGGCCGCACGAACACTTGGTCAGTCATTCGCCGGCGAGGTTGCTGAAATTAAAGCGGAATACTACCGACTGGCCGCGTCAGGTAAACCCGAGCATATTAATCTCGTTTCGTTTTCAGAGCAGGAAGCGGGAAGGCGGCTGGAAGCGTATCAGGCGATCGAACGTAAAGCAATTGACCTAAAAAAACGCATCCCGGCTCACCTCCAGAATGCCTACTTTCAGTTGATCTACTACCCCGTTATCTGTGCCGCGAAAATGAACGAAAAGCATCTCTATGCCAGGATGGGAGATCATGGCAGGTCCCAAGATGCCCACAGTGAGATCAAAAAACTCACCCAAGCCTACAACAAGGAGCTCGCAGGCGGCAAGTGGGATGGCATGATGAGCATGAATCCGCGCAACCGTCCGGTCTTCGGAATGCCGAAGATTCAAAATAGAGAGACGCCACAGGAGGCATCCAACACCTCCATTAAGACCATAAATGTTAGTGAATTGCAGTTTGACAGCAGTAAGCTGCAGGTTATTCGGGGCCTCGGTGTGGATGGGGAAAGTCTGTCGCGTATCAGGTTTGATGGACTAAGCTACGAGGACGCAGGAAACGCGCCCACCGCATCGATTCGGCTGAACCTGCCCGCCGGCCTGCGCCGCATAAAGCTGGTCTGTGTTCCCACTCACGCTATTCATGAGGGGCGCTCGTTGCGCTGCTCCGTTAAAATAGATGGCCGTCAACACAAAGTTCTAGACGTAAATTCAGGTTCCAAATCGAAAAAGTGGACAAAGAATGTGATCCGGGGGTATTCCTCGGCAGAGGTCGTATTTGATCTGAAAAAGGGAGGGAGTGTAGACCTGCAATTGGCCTTACTTGATCCCGGCTTGGCCATCAGCAGTATTGTGGTTTATTGA
- a CDS encoding glycoside hydrolase family protein: MKHYLLRATLAAMATLGSAAAAPESPDLLEGLNARLQHVGYAINDPEFHIWGCSPIMDIEGKVHLFVARWSSKHNHFAWKTHCEIAHYVGNKPEGPFEFSDIVVQGTGGDEWDSKSPHNPCIRKVDDKYVLLYIANSGKPFPASQRIGMKISDSLYGPWKKIGKDGMVLAPSTDPKSWTHKSGCGVNNPAFVKSDDGRYFLYFKSQTLEEKPKKMGLAIADKLEGPYIIQETPVTNNKSVIEDGYAFRYNNHFFMITTDNHGMFNRGGGLLWRSKNGLTFDHVEPAFLLMDQYIPKSMFIKPTFVKGNNYKFERPQVLSIEGKPSYIYMPSQCNLEGNKVSASFILKITPGNK; the protein is encoded by the coding sequence ATGAAACATTATTTATTACGTGCGACATTGGCAGCTATGGCTACACTCGGATCAGCGGCAGCCGCACCGGAATCACCCGATCTGCTTGAAGGTTTAAACGCCCGACTCCAGCACGTGGGCTACGCAATCAATGATCCAGAATTTCATATTTGGGGATGTTCGCCCATCATGGATATTGAGGGCAAGGTACATCTCTTCGTAGCCCGTTGGTCCAGCAAACACAATCACTTTGCCTGGAAGACTCATTGCGAGATCGCTCACTATGTTGGCAACAAGCCTGAAGGTCCCTTTGAGTTTTCTGACATTGTAGTCCAGGGAACAGGTGGAGACGAATGGGACTCTAAGTCTCCCCATAACCCCTGTATCCGAAAAGTGGATGATAAGTATGTTCTGCTTTACATCGCAAATAGTGGTAAACCATTCCCTGCAAGTCAGCGCATAGGCATGAAAATATCCGATTCCCTCTATGGTCCTTGGAAGAAAATAGGCAAGGATGGGATGGTATTGGCTCCATCGACAGACCCCAAAAGCTGGACACATAAGTCGGGTTGCGGCGTCAACAACCCGGCATTTGTCAAATCCGATGATGGTCGCTACTTTCTTTACTTTAAATCCCAAACACTAGAAGAGAAGCCCAAGAAGATGGGCCTTGCCATCGCCGATAAACTGGAAGGTCCTTACATCATTCAGGAGACACCGGTCACGAATAATAAGAGTGTAATAGAAGACGGTTACGCCTTCAGATATAATAACCATTTCTTTATGATCACAACCGACAATCATGGCATGTTCAATCGAGGTGGCGGTCTCCTTTGGCGGTCAAAAAACGGATTGACTTTTGATCATGTGGAACCGGCCTTCCTACTAATGGATCAGTATATACCGAAATCCATGTTCATAAAACCAACATTCGTCAAAGGCAACAATTATAAATTTGAACGACCACAGGTTTTATCTATAGAGGGTAAACCGTCGTATATCTACATGCCATCACAATGCAACCTTGAAGGAAACAAGGTTTCCGCTTCCTTTATATTGAAAATCACACCGGGAAATAAATAG
- the tnpA gene encoding IS66 family insertion sequence element accessory protein TnpA — translation MVTSKSKQHEQTERTKPEEIILLLRECDASELSQESFCQQKQISVATLHRWRKKYGMMSTV, via the coding sequence TTGGTAACATCCAAATCCAAACAACATGAACAAACAGAAAGGACAAAACCCGAGGAAATCATTCTTCTATTACGCGAATGCGATGCCAGTGAACTGAGCCAGGAGAGCTTCTGTCAGCAGAAGCAAATATCCGTGGCTACCCTGCACCGGTGGCGCAAGAAGTATGGAATGATGTCCACAGTCTAG